The Hymenobacter sp. 5317J-9 genome has a window encoding:
- a CDS encoding DUF3467 domain-containing protein, which yields MQPTDQNPDPNAINIELSEAMAEGEYANLAMIAHSNSEFVIDFIRMMPGLPKAKVKARIVVTPEHAKRLLQALTENIERFEAAFGTIKMQSEAPSYPMNFGGAVGEA from the coding sequence ATGCAACCCACCGACCAAAACCCGGACCCTAACGCCATCAACATCGAGCTTTCCGAAGCCATGGCCGAGGGCGAATACGCCAACCTCGCCATGATTGCGCATAGCAACAGCGAGTTTGTGATTGACTTCATCCGCATGATGCCCGGCCTGCCCAAGGCCAAGGTGAAGGCGCGCATCGTCGTCACGCCCGAGCACGCCAAGCGCCTGCTGCAAGCCCTCACCGAGAATATCGAGCGGTTTGAAGCCGCATTCGGCACCATCAAGATGCAGAGCGAAGCCCCTAGCTATCCGATGAACTTCGGCGGCGCAGTAGGGGAGGCGTAA
- the rpsG gene encoding 30S ribosomal protein S7, giving the protein MRKSKPKKRILLPDPKYKETLVTRFVNYMMYDGKKNLAYTIFYDACDLVEQRTKESGLEMWRKALNNVMPTVEVKSRRVGGATFQVPIEVRADRRISVGAKWMIQYARRRGEKTMKDKLAGEIIAAAKGEGAAVKKKDDTHRMAEANKAFSHFRF; this is encoded by the coding sequence ATGAGAAAGTCAAAACCGAAGAAGCGCATCTTGCTGCCGGACCCTAAGTACAAGGAGACGCTGGTAACCCGTTTCGTGAACTACATGATGTACGACGGCAAGAAAAACCTGGCGTACACCATCTTCTATGACGCCTGCGACCTCGTGGAGCAGCGCACCAAGGAGAGCGGCCTCGAAATGTGGCGCAAAGCGTTGAACAACGTGATGCCCACTGTGGAAGTGAAAAGCCGCCGCGTAGGTGGTGCCACCTTCCAGGTTCCGATTGAAGTGCGCGCCGACCGCCGCATTTCGGTGGGTGCCAAGTGGATGATTCAGTACGCCCGTCGCCGTGGTGAGAAGACCATGAAGGACAAGCTAGCTGGCGAAATCATCGCCGCTGCCAAAGGCGAAGGTGCTGCCGTTAAGAAAAAAGACGACACCCACCGCATGGCCGAGGCCAACAAGGCCTTCTCGCACTTCCGTTTCTAA
- the rpsL gene encoding 30S ribosomal protein S12, producing MPTINQLVRKGREALTTKSKSPALDSCPQRRGVCTRVYTTTPKKPNSAMRKVARVRLTNGKEVNAYIPGEGHNLQEHSIVLIRGGRVKDLPGVRYHIIRGALDTAGVNGRTQRRSKYGAKRPKPGQPAATGKGGKPAPGKKK from the coding sequence ATGCCAACCATTAACCAACTCGTACGGAAAGGCCGTGAGGCTTTGACTACCAAGTCGAAGTCGCCCGCCCTTGATTCGTGCCCGCAGCGTCGGGGCGTGTGCACCCGTGTGTACACCACCACGCCTAAGAAGCCGAACTCGGCTATGCGCAAAGTGGCCCGTGTGCGCCTTACCAACGGTAAGGAAGTAAACGCATACATTCCCGGTGAAGGCCACAACCTCCAGGAACACAGCATCGTGCTGATTCGTGGCGGCCGGGTTAAAGACTTGCCAGGCGTGCGTTACCACATCATCCGTGGCGCCCTGGACACCGCCGGTGTAAACGGCCGCACGCAGCGCCGCTCGAAGTACGGTGCCAAGCGTCCGAAGCCCGGTCAGCCCGCGGCAACTGGCAAAGGTGGCAAACCAGCACCCGGTAAAAAGAAATAA
- the rpoB gene encoding DNA-directed RNA polymerase subunit beta yields MATPKAQTAALKKTAAERINFAKIKKVIEYPDFLDVQVRSFQEFFQLETAAERRSNEGLFKVFAENFPISDSRENFVLNFIDYHVDPPKYSVDECIDRGLTYSVPLKAKLRLICNDKDNEDFETIEQEVFLGNIPYMTVKGSFVINGAERVIVSQLHRSPGVFFAQSKHTNGTKLYSARIIPFKGSWIEFATDVNNVMYAYIDRKKKFPVTTLLRAIGYGTDKDILDLFGLSEEVKADKKNLKKVVGRKLAARVLRTWTEDFVDEDTGEVVSIDRNEVLLERDATIEDADIDVILEAGAKSVILHRENVNIADFAIIYNTLQKDNSNSEKEAVEQIYRQLRNTEAPDEETARDIIQKLFFSDKRYDLGEVGRYRINKKLQIDMAQESRVLTNEDIVLIVKYLIGLINSKAIVDDIDHLSNRRVRTVGEQLYAQFGVGLARMARTIKERMNVRDNEDFKPVDLINARTLSSVINSFFGTNQLSQFMDQTNPLAEVTHKRRVSALGPGGLSRERAGFEVRDVHYTHYGRLCTIETPEGPNIGLISSLCVHARVNSMGFIETPYRDVKAGKVDMSENVKFLTAEEEDTHHIAQANSLLDDNGKLTQELVKGRFEGDFPVVSPEEYSYMDVAPNQIVSVAASLIPFLEHDDANRALMGSNMQRQAVPLLRPEAPIVGTGLEGRIATDSRTLIMAEGEGVIDFVDANKIIVKYDLSEDDIMVSFDAERITYDLIKFRRTNQDTCLNLTPLVKRGERVSKGQPLCEGYGTNQGELALGRNMQVAFMPWQGYNFEDAIVISERVVRDDIFTSIHIEEFELEVRETKRGEEELTSEIPNVSEEAVRNLDDNGIIRLGAEVKEGDILIGKITPKGETDPTPEEKLLRAIFGDKAGDVKDASLKAPPSLNGVVIGTKLFSRPKKDKNLRAKSKKEVEDLKSTYAQELRGVKAVMIDKLVQLLEGKTSQGIKHRFGEEMIAKGVKFNRKNITEGMFPEKNPYKDESNYAVPEEVNLFKDLILEGWTADARVNGLVLELVRNYAKRRNTITAKFKRQRFTLEVGDELPAGIVQLAKVYIAKKRKLKVGDKMAGRHGNKGVVARIVRDEDMPFLPDGTPMDIVLNPLGVPSRMNIGQIYETVLGWAGLKMGRTYSTPIFDGATEDEVARELTEAGLPDWGRAYLHDGLTGDRFDQPVTVGVIYMLKLGHLVDDKMHARSIGPYSLITQQPLGGKAQFGGQRFGEMEVWALEAFGASNVLQEILTVKSDDVVGRAKAYEAIVKGDVLPKPNIPESFNVLLHELRGLALEITME; encoded by the coding sequence TTGGCTACACCGAAAGCACAGACGGCCGCCCTCAAGAAAACGGCCGCCGAGCGAATCAATTTCGCCAAGATTAAGAAGGTTATTGAGTACCCGGACTTCCTGGACGTGCAGGTGCGCTCGTTCCAAGAATTCTTTCAGTTGGAAACCGCTGCTGAGCGTCGTTCTAACGAAGGATTGTTCAAAGTGTTCGCCGAAAACTTTCCGATTTCGGACTCGCGCGAAAACTTCGTGCTCAACTTTATCGATTACCACGTCGACCCGCCGAAATATTCGGTTGACGAGTGCATCGACCGTGGTTTGACTTATTCGGTTCCGCTGAAAGCCAAGCTGCGTCTGATTTGCAATGATAAGGACAACGAGGACTTCGAAACGATTGAGCAGGAGGTGTTCCTCGGGAACATCCCATACATGACCGTGAAGGGCTCGTTCGTTATTAACGGCGCCGAGCGCGTTATCGTATCGCAGCTGCACCGCTCGCCGGGTGTGTTCTTCGCCCAGAGCAAGCACACTAACGGCACCAAGCTGTATTCGGCCCGCATTATTCCGTTCAAAGGCTCGTGGATTGAGTTTGCCACGGACGTGAACAACGTGATGTACGCGTACATCGACCGGAAGAAGAAATTCCCGGTGACGACGCTGCTTCGCGCCATCGGCTACGGCACCGACAAAGACATTCTCGACTTGTTCGGGCTGTCGGAAGAGGTGAAAGCCGATAAGAAAAACCTCAAGAAAGTGGTGGGCCGCAAGCTGGCCGCCCGGGTGCTGCGCACCTGGACGGAAGACTTCGTGGACGAGGACACCGGCGAAGTGGTATCCATCGACCGCAACGAAGTGTTGCTGGAGCGCGATGCTACGATTGAGGACGCTGACATCGACGTGATTCTGGAGGCCGGCGCTAAGTCGGTTATTCTGCATCGCGAAAACGTGAACATCGCGGACTTCGCCATCATCTACAACACGCTGCAGAAGGACAACTCCAACTCGGAGAAAGAAGCTGTTGAGCAGATTTACCGCCAGCTCCGCAACACGGAGGCTCCGGACGAAGAAACCGCTCGCGACATCATCCAGAAGCTGTTTTTCTCGGACAAGCGCTACGACCTCGGGGAAGTAGGCCGCTACCGGATTAACAAGAAGCTGCAGATTGATATGGCGCAGGAGTCGCGGGTGCTGACCAATGAGGACATTGTGCTCATCGTGAAGTACCTGATTGGCTTGATTAACTCGAAGGCCATTGTCGATGACATTGACCACTTGAGCAACCGTCGCGTGCGCACCGTGGGCGAGCAGCTTTACGCTCAGTTCGGCGTGGGCCTAGCCCGTATGGCGCGTACCATCAAGGAGCGCATGAACGTGCGCGACAACGAAGACTTCAAGCCGGTTGACCTGATTAACGCCCGTACTCTGTCGAGCGTGATTAACTCGTTCTTCGGTACGAACCAGCTGTCGCAGTTCATGGACCAAACCAACCCGCTGGCCGAGGTGACGCACAAGCGTCGCGTATCGGCACTCGGGCCGGGAGGTCTGTCGCGTGAGCGCGCTGGTTTCGAAGTACGTGACGTGCACTACACGCACTACGGCCGTCTGTGTACCATCGAGACGCCGGAAGGCCCGAACATCGGTCTGATTTCGTCGCTGTGCGTGCATGCCCGCGTGAACTCGATGGGCTTCATCGAGACGCCTTACCGCGACGTGAAAGCCGGCAAGGTGGACATGAGCGAGAATGTGAAGTTCCTGACCGCTGAGGAAGAGGACACGCACCACATCGCCCAAGCCAACTCGCTGTTGGACGACAACGGCAAGCTGACCCAGGAGCTGGTGAAAGGTCGTTTCGAAGGTGACTTCCCCGTGGTAAGCCCCGAGGAGTACTCCTACATGGACGTGGCCCCGAACCAGATTGTATCGGTCGCTGCCTCGCTGATTCCGTTCCTGGAGCACGATGACGCCAACCGTGCGCTCATGGGCTCGAACATGCAACGTCAGGCTGTGCCGCTGCTCCGTCCCGAGGCTCCGATTGTGGGCACGGGTCTGGAAGGCCGTATTGCCACCGACTCGCGCACGCTGATTATGGCCGAAGGCGAGGGCGTAATTGACTTCGTAGACGCTAACAAGATTATCGTGAAGTACGACCTCTCGGAGGACGACATCATGGTGAGCTTCGACGCCGAGCGTATTACTTACGACCTCATCAAGTTCCGTCGCACCAACCAGGACACCTGCCTTAACCTGACGCCGCTCGTGAAGCGTGGCGAGCGGGTGAGCAAAGGCCAGCCCCTGTGCGAAGGCTACGGCACCAACCAGGGCGAACTCGCTCTGGGCCGCAACATGCAGGTGGCATTCATGCCGTGGCAGGGCTACAACTTCGAGGATGCCATCGTCATCTCGGAGCGTGTAGTGCGCGACGACATCTTTACCTCGATTCACATTGAGGAGTTTGAGCTGGAAGTGCGCGAAACCAAGCGCGGCGAAGAAGAGCTGACCTCGGAAATTCCGAACGTGAGCGAAGAAGCCGTGCGCAACCTCGACGACAACGGCATCATCCGCCTCGGTGCGGAGGTGAAGGAAGGCGACATCCTGATTGGCAAAATCACGCCGAAAGGCGAGACGGACCCGACTCCGGAAGAGAAGCTGCTCCGTGCCATCTTCGGCGATAAGGCCGGCGATGTGAAGGATGCTTCGCTTAAGGCGCCGCCCTCCTTAAACGGGGTAGTGATTGGCACCAAGCTCTTCTCGCGTCCGAAGAAAGACAAAAACCTGCGGGCCAAGTCGAAGAAGGAAGTAGAAGACCTGAAGTCGACTTACGCGCAGGAACTGCGGGGCGTAAAGGCGGTCATGATTGACAAGCTGGTGCAATTGCTGGAAGGCAAAACGTCGCAGGGCATCAAGCATCGCTTCGGCGAGGAAATGATTGCCAAGGGCGTGAAGTTCAACCGCAAGAACATCACCGAGGGTATGTTCCCGGAGAAGAACCCCTATAAGGACGAGAGCAACTACGCCGTTCCGGAAGAGGTGAACCTGTTTAAGGACCTGATTCTGGAAGGCTGGACGGCTGATGCCCGCGTGAATGGCTTGGTGCTGGAACTGGTGCGTAACTACGCCAAGCGCCGCAACACCATCACCGCGAAATTCAAGCGTCAGCGCTTCACCCTGGAAGTGGGCGACGAACTGCCTGCCGGCATCGTGCAGCTGGCCAAAGTATACATCGCTAAGAAGCGCAAGCTGAAGGTGGGTGATAAAATGGCCGGCCGCCACGGTAACAAGGGTGTGGTAGCCCGCATCGTGCGCGATGAGGACATGCCTTTCCTGCCCGACGGCACGCCGATGGACATCGTGCTGAACCCGCTGGGTGTACCAAGCCGCATGAACATCGGTCAGATTTACGAGACGGTGCTTGGCTGGGCTGGTCTGAAAATGGGTCGTACCTACTCGACTCCGATTTTCGACGGCGCTACCGAGGATGAAGTAGCTCGTGAACTGACCGAAGCTGGCCTGCCCGACTGGGGTCGTGCTTACCTGCACGATGGTTTAACGGGCGACCGTTTCGACCAGCCGGTAACCGTGGGCGTGATTTACATGCTCAAGCTGGGTCACTTGGTGGACGACAAGATGCACGCTCGTTCCATCGGGCCGTACTCGCTCATCACGCAGCAGCCGCTGGGTGGTAAGGCGCAGTTCGGTGGCCAGCGCTTCGGCGAGATGGAAGTGTGGGCACTGGAGGCCTTCGGTGCTTCCAACGTGCTCCAGGAAATCCTGACCGTGAAATCGGATGACGTGGTGGGCCGCGCGAAGGCGTACGAAGCCATTGTAAAAGGCGACGTCCTGCCCAAGCCGAATATCCCCGAGTCGTTCAACGTGTTGCTCCACGAACTGCGTGGTCTGGCACTCGAAATCACGATGGAATAG
- the rpoC gene encoding DNA-directed RNA polymerase subunit beta': MAFAKNKKVVQDFSKVTISLASPEAILERSTGEVVKPETINYRTYKPEMGGLFCERIFGPVKDWECHCGKYKRIRYKGIICDRCGVEVTEKKVRRERMGHIELVVPVAHIWYFKSLPNKIGYLLGLPTKKLDQIIYYERYVVVQPGSLAEEGVQVLDFLTEDEYLDIIDKLPRENQMLPNEDPNKFIARMGADALHMLLERINLDELSYSLRDSAAHETSQQRKAEALKRLRVVEAFRDAATRIENKPEWMVIRMVPVIPPELRPLVPLDGGRFATSDLNDLYRRVIIRNNRLKRLIEIKAPEVILRNEKRMLQEAVDSLFDNSRKVNAVRAEGNRALKSLSDMLKGKQGRFRQNLLGKRVDYSGRSVIVVGPELKLHECGLPKNMAAELFKPFIIRKLIERGIVKTVKSAKKIVDRKDAVVWDILENVLKGHPVLLNRAPTLHRLGIQAFQPRLIEGKAIQLHPLVCTAFNADFDGDQMAVHVPLGPAAILEASMLMLASHNILNPANGAPIAVPSQDMVLGLYYVTKGKRSTENEIIKGEDRMFYSDEEVVIAINEGQLSKHAFIKVRTKVRDENDDLVTKVVDTVAGRVLFNQLVPEEVGFVDELLTKKKLQQIISLVFKRTGMARTAQFLDDIKTLGFQSAYKGGLSMGLGDINIPKEKDELVKQAQADVAAVTQNYQMGLITDNERYNQVIDIWTRINNQITETLMGRLEKENQGFNSIYMMMHSGARGSREQIRQLGGMRGLMAKPQKSLQGSIGEIIENPILSNFKEGLDVIEYFISTHGARKGLADTALKTADAGYLTRRLVDVSQDVIVNEQDCGTLRGIETFALKDNEDIVEPLSERILGRVTVHDIVDPNTNEVILASGSEIKEDTTRRIDIAGIESVEIRSVLTCESKRGICAKCYGRNLASGRMVQRGEAVGVIAAQSIGEPGTQLTLRTFHVGGTASNIAVESSIKAKFAGVVEFEDVRTVTTTDGEGRKADVVMGRSGEIRIVEKGTGRVFTTNHVPYGSFMLVKEGQEVEKGAELNTWDPYNAVILAEFDGTVVFDAITEGITYREESDEQTGHREKVIIESKAKDQNPSIIVRPGKKGDVEGQKGYSIPVGSHLNVENGDKITAGHILAKIPRSVGKTRDITGGLPRVTELFEARNPSNPAVVSEIDGVVTYGSVKRGNREIFVESKDGVKKKYMVPLSKHILVQDNDFVRAGAPLSDGAITPTDILNIQGPGAVQEYLVNEIQEVYRLQGVKINDKHIEVVVRQMMQKVVILDAGDTSFLENQVIDKIIFMAENDMIIDMKVVTEAGDSTNLKPGQIVTARRLRDENSSLKRRDLALVQVRDAQPAVSRPTLQGITQASLGTASFISAASFQETTKVLSEAAIRGKADQLLGLKENVIVGHLIPAGTGLREYTRQVVGSKEEMEAAQAAQAAEAAVPAKRPSRAGKREVSAE, translated from the coding sequence ATGGCTTTCGCAAAAAACAAGAAAGTAGTTCAGGACTTCTCCAAAGTCACTATCTCGCTGGCCTCGCCCGAAGCAATTCTGGAGCGCAGCACCGGCGAAGTAGTGAAGCCTGAAACCATCAACTACCGCACGTACAAGCCCGAAATGGGTGGCCTGTTCTGCGAGCGGATTTTCGGTCCGGTGAAGGACTGGGAATGCCACTGCGGTAAGTACAAGCGCATTCGCTACAAAGGCATTATCTGCGACCGTTGCGGCGTGGAGGTGACCGAGAAGAAGGTGCGTCGTGAGCGCATGGGCCACATCGAACTGGTGGTACCCGTTGCCCACATCTGGTACTTCAAATCGCTCCCCAACAAAATCGGCTACCTGCTGGGCCTGCCCACCAAGAAGCTCGACCAGATTATTTATTACGAGCGGTATGTCGTTGTTCAGCCCGGTTCGCTGGCTGAAGAAGGCGTGCAAGTACTCGACTTCCTCACCGAGGATGAATACCTGGACATCATCGACAAGCTCCCCCGGGAGAACCAGATGCTGCCCAACGAGGACCCCAACAAGTTCATCGCCCGCATGGGTGCCGATGCCCTGCACATGCTGCTGGAGCGCATCAACCTGGACGAGTTGAGCTACTCGCTGCGTGACTCGGCTGCCCACGAAACCTCGCAGCAGCGTAAGGCTGAGGCATTGAAGCGCCTGCGCGTGGTGGAAGCTTTCCGCGACGCTGCTACCCGCATCGAGAACAAGCCCGAGTGGATGGTTATCCGCATGGTGCCGGTGATTCCGCCGGAACTGCGCCCCCTCGTGCCGTTGGACGGTGGCCGTTTCGCCACTTCCGACTTGAACGACCTGTACCGTCGCGTTATCATCCGCAACAACCGCCTCAAGCGCCTAATTGAAATCAAAGCGCCCGAGGTGATTCTGCGGAACGAGAAGCGCATGCTGCAAGAGGCTGTTGACTCCTTGTTCGACAACTCGCGTAAGGTGAACGCCGTGCGCGCCGAGGGCAACCGCGCTCTGAAGTCGCTGTCCGATATGCTGAAAGGCAAGCAGGGCCGCTTCCGTCAGAACCTGCTCGGTAAGCGTGTCGATTACTCGGGTCGTTCGGTAATCGTGGTAGGTCCTGAACTGAAGCTCCACGAGTGCGGCCTGCCCAAGAACATGGCAGCCGAGCTGTTCAAGCCGTTCATCATCCGTAAGCTCATCGAGCGCGGCATTGTGAAGACGGTGAAGTCGGCCAAGAAAATTGTGGACCGCAAGGACGCCGTGGTGTGGGACATCCTGGAGAACGTGCTGAAAGGCCACCCGGTGCTCCTCAACCGTGCTCCTACGCTGCACCGTCTGGGTATCCAAGCGTTCCAACCGCGCCTCATCGAGGGCAAGGCTATCCAGCTGCACCCGCTCGTGTGTACGGCCTTCAACGCTGACTTTGACGGTGACCAGATGGCTGTGCACGTGCCCCTCGGCCCGGCCGCTATTCTGGAAGCCTCCATGCTCATGCTGGCCTCGCACAACATCCTGAACCCCGCCAACGGCGCGCCCATCGCAGTACCGTCGCAGGACATGGTTCTGGGCCTGTACTACGTAACCAAGGGTAAGCGCTCGACCGAGAACGAAATCATCAAAGGTGAAGACCGGATGTTCTACTCGGACGAAGAAGTTGTTATCGCCATCAACGAAGGCCAGCTCTCGAAGCACGCCTTCATTAAGGTGCGTACGAAAGTGCGCGACGAAAACGACGACCTCGTGACCAAGGTGGTTGACACCGTGGCTGGCCGCGTGCTGTTCAACCAGCTCGTGCCCGAGGAAGTAGGTTTCGTAGATGAGCTGCTGACCAAGAAGAAGCTCCAGCAAATCATTTCGCTGGTGTTCAAGCGCACGGGCATGGCCCGCACCGCGCAGTTCCTCGATGACATCAAGACCCTCGGTTTCCAGTCGGCCTACAAAGGCGGTCTGAGCATGGGGCTGGGCGACATCAACATCCCGAAAGAGAAAGATGAGCTGGTGAAGCAGGCGCAAGCCGACGTAGCGGCCGTAACCCAGAACTACCAGATGGGTCTGATTACGGACAACGAGCGTTACAACCAGGTTATCGACATCTGGACGCGCATCAACAACCAGATTACGGAAACATTGATGGGCCGTCTGGAGAAGGAAAACCAGGGCTTCAACTCCATCTACATGATGATGCACTCGGGGGCCCGCGGCTCGCGCGAGCAGATTCGTCAGCTGGGCGGGATGCGTGGTCTGATGGCCAAGCCCCAGAAGTCGCTGCAAGGCTCGATTGGCGAGATTATCGAAAACCCGATTCTGTCGAACTTCAAAGAAGGCCTCGACGTAATCGAGTACTTCATCTCGACGCACGGTGCCCGTAAAGGTCTGGCTGACACGGCTCTGAAGACGGCTGACGCCGGCTACCTGACCCGTCGTCTGGTAGACGTGTCGCAGGACGTGATTGTGAACGAGCAGGACTGCGGTACCCTCCGTGGCATCGAGACCTTCGCGTTGAAAGACAACGAAGACATCGTGGAGCCGCTGTCGGAGCGCATCCTCGGCCGTGTGACCGTTCACGACATCGTGGACCCGAACACCAACGAGGTTATCCTGGCTTCCGGCTCGGAAATCAAGGAAGACACGACGCGCCGTATCGACATCGCCGGTATTGAGTCGGTGGAAATCCGTTCGGTGCTGACCTGCGAAAGCAAGCGCGGCATCTGCGCCAAGTGCTACGGCCGCAACCTGGCCTCGGGTCGCATGGTGCAGCGTGGCGAGGCAGTAGGTGTTATCGCCGCCCAGTCGATTGGTGAGCCGGGCACGCAGCTGACCCTGCGTACTTTCCACGTAGGTGGTACGGCTTCCAACATCGCCGTTGAATCGAGCATCAAAGCCAAGTTCGCCGGTGTGGTAGAATTCGAGGACGTGCGCACCGTGACGACGACCGACGGCGAAGGCCGCAAGGCCGACGTGGTGATGGGTCGCTCGGGTGAAATCCGCATCGTGGAGAAAGGCACCGGCCGCGTCTTCACCACTAACCACGTGCCGTACGGCTCGTTCATGCTGGTGAAGGAAGGCCAGGAGGTGGAGAAAGGCGCCGAGCTGAACACCTGGGACCCCTACAACGCCGTTATTCTGGCCGAGTTCGATGGTACCGTGGTGTTCGACGCCATCACCGAAGGCATTACTTACCGCGAAGAATCGGACGAACAGACCGGCCACCGCGAGAAGGTAATCATCGAATCGAAGGCGAAGGACCAGAACCCGTCTATCATTGTGCGCCCCGGTAAAAAAGGCGATGTGGAAGGCCAGAAAGGCTACAGCATCCCCGTGGGCTCGCACTTGAACGTGGAAAACGGTGACAAAATCACCGCCGGCCACATTCTGGCTAAGATTCCGCGCTCGGTGGGCAAAACCCGCGACATCACCGGTGGTCTGCCGCGTGTGACCGAACTCTTCGAAGCCCGCAACCCGTCGAACCCGGCCGTGGTGTCGGAAATCGATGGTGTGGTAACCTATGGCTCGGTGAAGCGTGGCAACCGCGAAATCTTCGTGGAGTCGAAAGACGGCGTGAAGAAGAAGTACATGGTGCCGCTGTCGAAGCACATTCTGGTGCAGGACAACGACTTCGTACGCGCTGGTGCGCCGCTGTCGGATGGTGCCATCACGCCGACCGATATCCTGAACATTCAGGGCCCCGGCGCCGTGCAGGAATACCTCGTGAACGAGATTCAGGAAGTGTACCGCTTGCAGGGTGTGAAAATCAACGATAAGCACATCGAAGTGGTAGTCCGCCAGATGATGCAGAAAGTCGTGATTCTAGATGCCGGTGACACGTCGTTCCTCGAAAACCAAGTGATTGACAAAATCATCTTCATGGCCGAGAACGACATGATTATCGACATGAAAGTCGTGACCGAAGCCGGTGACTCGACCAACCTGAAGCCCGGTCAGATTGTGACGGCCCGTCGCCTCCGCGACGAGAATAGCAGCCTGAAGCGCCGCGACCTTGCCCTGGTGCAAGTGCGCGATGCCCAGCCCGCCGTGTCGCGCCCCACGCTGCAAGGCATCACGCAGGCGTCGTTGGGTACGGCCTCGTTCATCTCGGCCGCTTCCTTCCAGGAGACGACCAAGGTGTTGAGCGAAGCCGCCATCCGCGGCAAGGCCGACCAGCTGTTGGGCTTGAAAGAGAACGTAATCGTCGGTCACCTCATCCCGGCCGGTACTGGCTTGCGCGAGTACACGCGTCAGGTAGTAGGCTCGAAAGAGGAGATGGAAGCTGCCCAAGCCGCCCAGGCGGCCGAAGCGGCCGTTCCCGCCAAGCGCCCCAGCCGTGCTGGCAAGCGCGAAGTGTCGGCTGAGTAA